The following are encoded in a window of Ruminiclostridium herbifermentans genomic DNA:
- a CDS encoding rRNA biogenesis protein rrp5, producing the protein MSKIKLLLDVVSDLRALADSVQAVADAIASNGPHEITKPEQPKPEKQSEEKQLTLEEVRAVLAEKSHDGFTAEVRALLEKYGASKLSQIDPSKYAAILADAEELK; encoded by the coding sequence ATGAGTAAGATTAAGCTCCTTCTCGATGTGGTGTCAGATCTTAGAGCTCTGGCAGATAGTGTTCAGGCTGTAGCTGATGCAATAGCAAGTAATGGGCCTCATGAGATTACAAAGCCAGAGCAACCAAAGCCTGAAAAACAATCTGAAGAAAAGCAGCTCACCTTAGAAGAAGTAAGGGCGGTACTTGCGGAAAAAAGCCATGACGGATTTACAGCTGAAGTAAGAGCACTTCTAGAAAAGTATGGTGCATCAAAACTCAGCCAGATTGATCCAAGTAAGTATGCTGCAATTCTTGCTGATGCGGAGGAGTTGAAATGA
- a CDS encoding phage antirepressor → MFYCSTTISRRFNMNKLTIFNYEGNTVRTVMKDGNPWWVLKDVCSVLEIGNSRDVMARLDSDEKGVDIIDTPGGKQEVSIINESGLYSVILVSRKPEAKKFKRWVTHEVLPSIRRHGLYATDELLANPDFLIQALQELKAERAKNVELTTTISIQEQQIAEMKPKASYYDVVLNCKDAVSITTIAKDYGKSGRWFNEYLHNLGVQFRQGKIWLLYQKYAQHGYTTTKTHTYLGNDGTMHSKVHTYWTQKGRLFIYELLKDHGILPLIEQESEFEEM, encoded by the coding sequence ATGTTTTATTGCTCTACTACTATAAGCAGGAGGTTCAATATGAACAAATTAACTATATTCAACTATGAAGGCAACACAGTAAGAACAGTAATGAAGGATGGAAATCCTTGGTGGGTTCTAAAAGATGTATGTTCAGTATTAGAGATTGGAAACAGTCGTGATGTTATGGCTCGTTTGGACAGTGATGAAAAGGGAGTCGATATTATCGACACCCCTGGAGGAAAACAGGAAGTATCTATTATCAATGAAAGTGGTCTTTATAGCGTGATATTGGTTTCACGTAAGCCAGAAGCTAAAAAGTTCAAGCGCTGGGTAACCCATGAGGTGCTTCCTTCAATCAGAAGGCATGGACTTTATGCTACAGATGAGTTACTTGCTAATCCAGACTTTTTGATTCAGGCACTACAGGAGCTTAAAGCGGAAAGAGCTAAAAATGTTGAGTTAACTACTACCATTAGCATTCAAGAACAGCAAATTGCAGAAATGAAACCTAAAGCAAGTTATTACGATGTGGTACTTAACTGTAAGGATGCGGTGTCTATTACAACAATAGCCAAGGACTATGGAAAATCAGGGCGCTGGTTTAATGAGTATCTGCATAATTTAGGTGTTCAATTCCGTCAAGGGAAGATTTGGCTTCTATATCAAAAGTACGCTCAACATGGATATACGACGACAAAAACCCATACTTACCTTGGAAATGATGGGACGATGCATTCAAAGGTTCATACTTACTGGACTCAGAAAGGACGCTTGTTCATTTATGAGCTTCTTAAGGATCATGGCATTTTACCATTGATTGAACAAGAGTCCGAATTCGAGGAGATGTAA
- a CDS encoding DUF2800 domain-containing protein: MSKHAILSASGAHRWMNCTPSARLELEFDDNSGEAAAEGTAAHALSEHKLRKALKMRSKKPVSPYDSDEMDNYTDGYVEFVLEVIEQAKQACSDPLILIEHRLDFSKYVPDGFGTGDCVIIADGTLHIIDFKYGQGVLVSAEDNPQMKLYALGALDLFDGIYDIEMVSMTIYQPRRENVSTSIVSKESLYQWAEEVLKPKAELAFAGDGNYCPGEWCQFCRAAVKCRARAEAKMKLATFEFALPPLLSDEEIADILSSIGDLTSWANEIIAYATDAAVNHGKKWPGFKVVEGRSNRKYKDEEAVAEAAKNAGYRDIYKQSLITITEMEKLMGKTKFNEVLGGLIMKPPGKPTLVPVSDKRPEMNTSSAKNDFMEV; the protein is encoded by the coding sequence ATGAGTAAACATGCAATTCTCTCCGCGTCAGGAGCTCATCGCTGGATGAACTGTACACCATCGGCAAGGCTAGAACTGGAGTTTGATGACAACAGTGGTGAGGCTGCAGCTGAAGGCACAGCAGCTCATGCGTTAAGTGAGCACAAGCTCCGCAAAGCGCTTAAGATGAGATCAAAAAAGCCGGTTTCTCCATATGACTCAGATGAGATGGACAATTATACTGATGGTTACGTGGAGTTTGTGCTTGAAGTGATTGAGCAAGCCAAGCAGGCCTGTAGTGATCCCCTGATCTTGATAGAACATCGGCTTGATTTTTCAAAGTATGTGCCTGATGGCTTTGGGACCGGGGATTGTGTAATTATAGCTGATGGAACTCTTCATATTATTGATTTTAAGTATGGTCAGGGTGTCTTAGTCAGCGCAGAGGACAATCCTCAAATGAAACTATATGCCCTTGGTGCACTGGATCTCTTTGATGGTATTTATGACATCGAGATGGTTTCAATGACAATCTATCAGCCCCGTCGAGAAAATGTCAGCACGTCCATAGTCTCAAAAGAAAGCTTGTATCAGTGGGCTGAAGAAGTTTTGAAGCCTAAAGCTGAACTGGCCTTCGCTGGTGACGGAAACTACTGCCCTGGAGAATGGTGTCAATTTTGTCGAGCAGCAGTGAAATGTAGAGCAAGAGCAGAAGCAAAAATGAAACTGGCTACATTTGAGTTTGCACTACCGCCACTTTTATCAGATGAAGAAATTGCTGACATTCTATCTTCTATCGGTGATCTCACCAGCTGGGCAAATGAGATTATAGCCTATGCCACAGATGCAGCAGTTAATCATGGAAAGAAGTGGCCCGGCTTTAAAGTAGTCGAAGGCCGTTCCAACCGTAAATATAAAGATGAAGAAGCGGTCGCAGAAGCAGCAAAAAATGCAGGTTATCGCGACATATACAAGCAAAGTCTCATCACTATTACTGAAATGGAGAAATTGATGGGCAAGACAAAATTTAATGAAGTCCTTGGTGGACTAATTATGAAGCCACCAGGCAAACCGACGCTAGTACCAGTTTCCGACAAGCGTCCTGAAATGAACACATCATCAGCAAAAAATGATTTTATGGAGGTATAA
- a CDS encoding RNA polymerase sigma factor: MFPARLFFCSADKRKPAPADFSKPNFENQRSQIMKRAYKTSKKKRTNYIYYTAEGTKIVITPGEDGVTEADIELLHTMDDDEVDEQRRYDYRVTTHLDAYHDGEEEAANDRNKYLADDTANPEQLIIQAEDEAEHQDMLDKLTKAMECLLPQQKELFKKVYLEKRSNTDIATEEGVTEAAIRGRLKKLQERLRKILS, from the coding sequence GTGTTTCCTGCCCGTCTTTTTTTCTGCTCTGCGGATAAAAGAAAACCGGCTCCTGCGGATTTTTCAAAGCCAAATTTTGAAAACCAAAGGAGTCAAATTATGAAAAGAGCGTACAAAACAAGTAAAAAGAAGAGAACTAACTACATTTATTACACTGCTGAAGGAACAAAGATTGTGATTACCCCAGGTGAAGATGGAGTCACCGAAGCTGATATCGAGCTTTTACATACTATGGATGATGACGAAGTGGACGAGCAGCGCCGGTACGATTATCGAGTGACAACACATCTGGATGCTTATCATGATGGCGAAGAGGAAGCAGCAAATGACCGCAATAAGTATCTTGCAGATGATACTGCGAATCCAGAACAGCTAATTATACAAGCAGAAGATGAGGCTGAACATCAAGATATGCTGGACAAGTTAACCAAGGCAATGGAGTGTCTTTTACCACAACAAAAAGAACTCTTCAAAAAAGTATACCTTGAAAAACGATCCAACACTGATATTGCAACAGAAGAAGGTGTTACAGAAGCGGCTATTCGTGGTCGCCTTAAGAAGCTTCAAGAAAGACTTAGAAAAATTCTATCCTAA
- a CDS encoding virulence-associated E family protein has product MKIAVGNSRMDKKWKNNDITWEDFISRVKSTIRTTETVSEFRKMSRAQQDSIKDVGGFVGGALREGKRRNGYVLSRSLLTLDMDYAKPEVWEQIEALHDFKCCIYSTHKHTPDAPRLRLIIPLKREVTEDEYPALGRMVAKEIGIDLFDDTTYEPSRLMYWPSTPSDGEFVFKEKDGELLDPDIYLSKYVDWRDTSMWPVSSRQSEVVQRKITKQADPLIKEGVIGAFCRAYTIEEAIEEFLPDVYEPSNMNGRFDYIPADSSAGLVIYDGKFAYSHHATDPACGMLLNAFDLVRVHKFRELDEKVTENAPPSKLPSFRAMTDLALEDERVKEQFAEERKAQVEKEFIDEDWEKQLEIDKTGTVKNTLRNLILILENDPNLKSIVFNQLSDSLEIKGDVPWPHPSKFWRDADDAQLISYIDTHYGTFSARNYDVAVAKVADDRSYHPIREFIEALPEWDKVARVDTLLIDYLGASDNPYVRAVTRKTLCAAISRVLTPGIKFDSMLVLNGPQGVGKSTLIAKLGGDWFSDSLSLSDTKDKTAAEKLQGYWILEIGELAGLKKAEVETLRSFLSRQNDIYRASFGKRATPHLRQCVFFGTTNAEKGYLRDTTGNRRFWPVKTPGNGTKKSWQLKQDEILQIWAEALTYVKAGEKLYLDASLEKLAKEEQREAMESDEREGLVREYLDMLLPEDWDTMDLYERRAYINGTEFGESQRVGVWKRKSVSNMEIWCECFGKDRANLRRVDGNEISAIMASIGGWTGLVKKERIPLYGPQWVYVPKE; this is encoded by the coding sequence ATGAAGATAGCGGTTGGTAACAGCCGAATGGATAAAAAGTGGAAGAACAATGATATCACATGGGAGGACTTTATCTCACGAGTTAAATCTACCATACGAACAACAGAAACGGTATCTGAATTTCGGAAAATGAGTCGCGCTCAACAGGACTCAATAAAAGATGTAGGAGGATTTGTGGGAGGAGCCCTTCGTGAAGGAAAACGCAGAAATGGTTATGTCCTCTCCCGTTCCCTTCTGACTTTAGATATGGATTATGCCAAACCAGAGGTTTGGGAGCAAATTGAAGCGTTACATGATTTCAAATGCTGCATCTATTCTACCCATAAACATACACCAGATGCACCAAGATTAAGACTTATTATTCCACTTAAAAGAGAAGTAACAGAGGATGAATACCCAGCCCTTGGTCGGATGGTTGCAAAGGAGATTGGGATTGATTTATTCGATGACACCACTTATGAACCTTCAAGACTAATGTATTGGCCTTCTACACCGTCAGATGGAGAATTTGTGTTTAAAGAGAAAGACGGTGAACTATTGGACCCAGATATCTATCTTTCAAAATATGTAGATTGGCGGGATACTTCCATGTGGCCTGTATCTTCAAGACAGTCGGAGGTCGTGCAAAGGAAAATTACTAAACAAGCAGATCCATTAATTAAAGAAGGGGTTATAGGAGCATTTTGCAGAGCCTATACCATTGAAGAAGCCATCGAAGAATTTCTACCTGATGTATATGAACCTAGTAATATGAATGGAAGATTTGATTATATTCCAGCAGATTCTTCAGCGGGTTTGGTAATCTATGATGGTAAATTTGCTTATAGCCATCATGCTACTGATCCAGCATGTGGAATGCTGCTAAACGCATTTGATTTGGTCCGAGTGCATAAGTTTCGGGAACTAGATGAAAAGGTGACAGAAAATGCACCGCCAAGTAAACTACCTTCATTTAGAGCCATGACAGATTTGGCATTAGAGGATGAACGGGTAAAAGAGCAGTTTGCTGAAGAACGAAAGGCTCAGGTTGAAAAAGAGTTTATTGATGAAGATTGGGAAAAGCAGCTGGAGATTGATAAGACAGGAACGGTTAAGAATACTCTTAGAAATTTGATTTTGATACTTGAAAATGATCCCAACCTAAAAAGCATAGTGTTTAATCAGCTATCTGATAGTCTCGAAATTAAAGGTGATGTTCCTTGGCCGCATCCATCGAAGTTCTGGAGAGATGCAGATGATGCACAGCTAATCAGCTACATTGACACCCACTACGGAACCTTTTCTGCAAGAAACTATGATGTAGCGGTAGCGAAGGTCGCTGACGATAGATCTTATCATCCGATTCGGGAATTTATTGAGGCTCTTCCTGAGTGGGATAAGGTAGCTAGAGTAGATACCTTGCTAATCGATTATCTAGGTGCATCAGATAATCCATATGTTCGAGCTGTGACAAGAAAAACTTTATGTGCAGCGATTTCTCGTGTACTGACTCCAGGCATCAAGTTTGATTCCATGTTGGTTTTAAATGGCCCGCAGGGAGTTGGAAAAAGTACTCTTATAGCCAAGTTAGGTGGAGACTGGTTTTCTGATAGTTTGAGCTTGTCAGATACCAAGGATAAGACCGCAGCAGAAAAGTTACAAGGTTACTGGATTTTAGAAATTGGAGAGCTGGCTGGACTAAAAAAAGCAGAAGTAGAAACACTTAGAAGCTTCTTATCTCGCCAGAATGATATTTATCGAGCTAGCTTTGGCAAGAGAGCTACTCCTCACTTAAGACAATGTGTCTTTTTTGGCACCACTAATGCTGAAAAAGGCTATTTACGGGATACCACAGGAAACCGTCGTTTTTGGCCGGTAAAGACCCCGGGAAATGGCACAAAAAAATCTTGGCAGCTAAAGCAGGATGAAATTCTGCAGATATGGGCCGAGGCTCTTACCTATGTAAAGGCTGGAGAGAAATTATACCTTGATGCTAGCCTTGAAAAGCTTGCAAAAGAAGAACAGCGAGAAGCTATGGAGTCCGATGAGCGAGAAGGTTTGGTTAGAGAGTACCTTGATATGCTTTTACCTGAGGATTGGGACACCATGGATCTATATGAACGTCGAGCCTATATCAACGGGACTGAGTTTGGTGAAAGCCAAAGGGTTGGTGTTTGGAAACGAAAATCTGTTTCTAATATGGAAATTTGGTGTGAATGCTTTGGAAAGGATCGAGCCAACCTTCGAAGAGTAGATGGTAATGAAATATCAGCTATTATGGCGAGTATTGGAGGATGGACAGGTCTCGTTAAAAAAGAACGTATCCCGCTTTATGGACCACAGTGGGTTTATGTTCCAAAAGAGTAA
- a CDS encoding ABC-three component system middle component 7: MLLPNKIFTYNESILSKFPFVLKELSISPQSVITLYMKMRPLISDVGEYIEILDSLYALQKIEYDEDREVLIYVS, encoded by the coding sequence ATGTTATTGCCGAATAAAATTTTCACATATAACGAAAGTATATTGTCTAAATTCCCTTTTGTCCTTAAAGAACTGTCAATTTCTCCACAATCAGTAATAACTCTTTACATGAAGATGCGGCCTCTGATATCTGATGTGGGCGAATATATAGAAATCCTCGATTCTCTTTATGCATTACAGAAGATTGAATACGACGAAGATCGAGAGGTGTTGATATATGTTAGTTGA
- a CDS encoding DUF2815 family protein yields the protein MSKTAKRTNPTKVVTGVVRLSYANVWEPKSINGGAEKYSVSLIIPKSDTKTLSAINEAVNAAIEEGKGKFGGKLPNKAVLKLPLRDGDIDRPDDEAYANSYFINANSNTAPQIVDRNVNPILDRSEVYSGVYARVSINFYAFNSNGNKGIACGLGNIQKIRDGEPLGGRTNAADDFSTDVDDDFLS from the coding sequence ATGTCAAAAACAGCAAAAAGAACAAATCCAACAAAAGTAGTTACAGGAGTTGTCAGACTTTCTTATGCTAATGTGTGGGAACCTAAATCCATCAATGGCGGTGCTGAAAAATACAGTGTGAGCCTGATTATCCCTAAGAGCGATACTAAAACCTTAAGTGCTATCAACGAAGCAGTTAATGCTGCTATTGAGGAAGGCAAAGGTAAATTTGGTGGCAAGCTTCCCAATAAAGCAGTTCTCAAGCTCCCTCTGCGTGATGGCGACATTGATCGTCCGGATGATGAGGCTTATGCCAACAGCTATTTTATAAATGCAAACAGCAATACTGCTCCACAAATTGTAGACAGAAACGTCAATCCAATCCTTGATCGTTCAGAAGTGTACTCCGGTGTCTATGCAAGAGTGAGTATCAACTTCTACGCCTTTAACTCCAATGGAAATAAGGGTATAGCGTGTGGTCTTGGAAACATTCAAAAAATCCGCGATGGTGAGCCTCTGGGCGGTAGAACCAATGCAGCTGATGACTTTTCCACTGACGTGGATGACGACTTTTTATCATGA
- a CDS encoding ABC-three component system protein yields the protein MILTFSEFAQILMPILGSGANTAEFTKELFSNITTFPDDMDGDYNPIHDVTSSALKSYFNGTRPISSMAKKINKYIDIDKFENYINSANEDAQSSLGSKLSEYFPDINAFNTPEKCAKIFKDILIESATSGKSKKATSTSSKSGQLISVDVLKNEFGLRLILESNGICPNDNCYQPLYVTSNNGKTAANYEIAQIDPKLKPDSYENLIALCPKCKNKYLLSPSQDDIKRMADIKRHLMLEANAIEALADSKIEEGVNRVLRKISTTPFTELIPLNYDPVEVKRKIKRDNVPLFIKIQSSVNIYYLYVENLFQQLSKEGQLRFEPFSMQVKLNYWNLRDQGLSQSDIYYKLVDWLAKNTNESKEPCEVIISYFVQKCEVFDVIAE from the coding sequence TTGATATTGACATTTAGCGAATTCGCACAAATCCTGATGCCCATATTAGGTTCTGGGGCAAATACTGCAGAATTTACTAAAGAGTTGTTCTCTAATATCACTACTTTTCCAGATGATATGGATGGAGATTACAACCCTATTCATGACGTTACAAGTTCAGCTCTAAAAAGCTATTTTAATGGCACTAGGCCTATTTCATCTATGGCCAAAAAAATTAATAAATACATAGATATAGATAAGTTTGAGAACTATATTAATTCGGCAAATGAAGACGCTCAAAGCTCCTTAGGTAGTAAACTTTCGGAGTATTTTCCAGACATTAATGCGTTCAATACGCCTGAAAAGTGCGCTAAGATTTTCAAAGATATTCTTATTGAAAGTGCAACATCAGGAAAAAGCAAAAAAGCCACTTCTACATCAAGTAAAAGTGGCCAATTAATAAGTGTTGACGTGCTAAAAAACGAGTTTGGTCTACGTCTAATTTTAGAGTCAAATGGTATTTGCCCCAACGATAATTGCTATCAACCTCTGTATGTTACGAGCAACAATGGTAAGACAGCAGCTAATTACGAAATTGCTCAAATCGATCCAAAATTGAAACCTGATAGCTATGAAAACCTTATTGCTTTGTGTCCAAAATGTAAAAATAAGTATTTGTTATCTCCAAGTCAAGATGATATTAAACGCATGGCAGATATTAAAAGACATCTTATGCTAGAAGCTAATGCTATTGAAGCTTTGGCTGATTCAAAGATAGAAGAGGGCGTAAATAGAGTTTTAAGAAAAATAAGCACCACTCCATTCACAGAATTGATTCCTTTAAACTACGATCCAGTTGAAGTAAAAAGAAAGATTAAGAGAGACAATGTCCCTCTTTTTATCAAAATTCAAAGCAGTGTTAATATCTACTATCTTTATGTTGAGAATTTATTTCAACAGTTGAGTAAAGAAGGTCAATTACGGTTTGAGCCATTCTCCATGCAAGTGAAATTAAATTACTGGAATCTACGTGATCAGGGTTTATCACAATCTGATATCTATTATAAATTAGTTGATTGGCTTGCTAAAAACACAAATGAAAGTAAAGAACCGTGCGAAGTGATTATTTCATATTTCGTACAGAAGTGCGAGGTGTTCGATGTTATTGCCGAATAA
- a CDS encoding DUF4406 domain-containing protein, giving the protein MDRYNAEGYPDPTAAEALENIMREEKAKNYKPCVFICSPFAGDIEKNLNKAREYLKFAVKQGTIPFAPHLLYPQVLDDGDPEQRKLGLYFGMVWLRKCDELWVFGRYISKGMQAEINKASKHRIPIRYFSENCEEVQKL; this is encoded by the coding sequence ATGGATAGATATAACGCTGAAGGCTATCCAGATCCAACTGCAGCAGAAGCCTTGGAAAATATCATGCGTGAAGAAAAAGCAAAAAACTATAAACCTTGCGTTTTTATTTGTTCTCCTTTTGCTGGAGACATAGAAAAAAATCTGAATAAAGCTAGAGAATACCTGAAGTTTGCAGTGAAGCAAGGAACCATTCCTTTTGCTCCTCATCTGCTATACCCTCAAGTGCTAGATGATGGCGATCCTGAACAAAGAAAACTAGGACTATACTTTGGCATGGTATGGCTTAGAAAGTGTGATGAGCTGTGGGTATTTGGTCGCTATATCTCAAAAGGGATGCAAGCAGAGATAAATAAAGCATCGAAGCATCGTATACCTATCCGGTATTTTTCTGAAAACTGCGAGGAGGTGCAGAAGCTATGA
- a CDS encoding DNA polymerase produces MRTLSIDIETYSSVDLAKSGVYRYAEAPDFEILLFGYSVDGGPVQVVDLACGEKIPQEIQNAVLDSQIIKWAFNAQFERICLSRYFGVWLEPASWRCTMVWSAYLGLPLSLEGAAIVTGADKKKLTEGKELIRYFSVPCKATQSNGGRTRNLPEHSFEKWESFKAYNLRDVEVELSIQEKLQKFPMPEEEWNNYILDQQINDRGIQLDLELVKKAIQCDEKVREELTSRLKELTDLDNPNSVVQMKSWLSEKGLETDSLDKASVKALLKEAPEHLSEVLELRQLLAKSSVKKYTAMENAVCTDGRARGLLQFYGANRTGRFAGRLIQVQNLPQNHLSDLEQARRLVRGGHFDALEILYDSIPGVLSELIRTAFVPKKGYKFIVADFSAIEARVIAWLAGETWRNEVFATHGKIYEASASQMFRVPLEEVTKGSPLRQKGKIAELALGYGGSVGALKAMGALDMGLTEEELKPLVYAWRNANPNIVRLWWDVDRAVKKAVKERCGTETHRIRFEYRSGMLLIWLPSGRQLTYVKPRMGINRFGSEAVTYEGVGATKKWERIESYGPKFVENIVQAISRDLLCHSMRNLDEAGLNIVMHVHDEAVLEVPLEICVQDVCVLMGQVPPWAHGLLLRADGFECDFYKKD; encoded by the coding sequence ATGAGAACCCTCAGCATAGATATAGAAACATATAGTAGCGTAGACCTCGCCAAAAGCGGGGTCTATCGTTACGCTGAAGCACCGGATTTTGAAATCCTACTTTTTGGCTACAGTGTGGATGGTGGTCCTGTACAGGTAGTTGATTTGGCATGTGGTGAAAAGATCCCACAAGAAATCCAGAATGCAGTTCTAGATAGCCAGATTATAAAGTGGGCATTTAATGCTCAATTTGAACGAATCTGCTTGTCTCGTTATTTCGGTGTCTGGCTTGAGCCTGCTTCATGGCGTTGTACGATGGTATGGTCTGCCTACCTAGGACTTCCTCTATCTCTGGAAGGGGCAGCAATCGTAACAGGAGCAGATAAGAAAAAGCTGACTGAGGGTAAGGAGCTCATCCGATATTTCTCTGTTCCATGCAAAGCGACTCAGTCTAATGGAGGTCGAACTCGCAATCTACCGGAGCATTCTTTTGAAAAATGGGAGAGTTTCAAAGCATATAATCTACGAGACGTTGAAGTTGAACTTTCTATACAGGAAAAGCTTCAGAAATTTCCTATGCCTGAAGAGGAATGGAATAACTATATTCTAGATCAGCAAATCAATGATCGGGGTATTCAGTTAGATTTGGAATTGGTAAAAAAAGCGATTCAATGTGATGAAAAAGTAAGAGAAGAGCTAACAAGCAGACTAAAAGAACTAACTGATCTTGATAATCCTAATTCAGTTGTTCAAATGAAGTCCTGGCTATCGGAAAAGGGTCTGGAAACAGACAGTCTTGATAAGGCATCAGTTAAGGCACTATTAAAGGAAGCTCCAGAACATCTGAGTGAAGTACTGGAACTGAGACAGTTACTAGCCAAATCCAGTGTAAAGAAATACACCGCAATGGAAAATGCCGTATGCACTGACGGAAGAGCTCGGGGACTACTACAATTCTACGGTGCTAATCGAACCGGTAGATTTGCAGGAAGGCTTATACAAGTTCAAAATCTCCCTCAGAACCATTTGTCGGATCTGGAACAGGCACGTCGATTGGTTAGAGGTGGCCATTTTGATGCCTTGGAAATATTGTATGACTCTATTCCGGGAGTTTTGTCTGAATTAATTCGAACCGCTTTTGTGCCAAAGAAAGGATATAAGTTTATCGTTGCTGACTTTAGTGCAATAGAGGCTAGAGTTATTGCTTGGCTTGCAGGCGAGACATGGAGAAATGAGGTATTCGCTACCCATGGCAAGATTTACGAAGCATCCGCTTCCCAGATGTTTAGGGTCCCCTTGGAAGAAGTCACAAAAGGTAGTCCACTCAGACAAAAAGGAAAAATTGCGGAGTTGGCCTTGGGGTATGGTGGATCAGTTGGTGCGTTAAAAGCAATGGGAGCACTTGATATGGGTCTTACCGAAGAAGAATTAAAACCTTTGGTCTATGCATGGCGAAATGCGAATCCAAACATTGTTAGGCTTTGGTGGGATGTCGATAGAGCAGTTAAAAAAGCTGTAAAAGAAAGATGCGGAACAGAAACTCATCGTATCCGATTTGAATATCGTAGTGGAATGCTGTTGATATGGCTGCCATCCGGGAGACAGCTTACCTATGTCAAACCAAGGATGGGGATTAACAGATTCGGCAGTGAAGCAGTGACGTATGAAGGCGTTGGTGCCACAAAGAAGTGGGAGCGTATTGAAAGCTATGGTCCGAAGTTTGTTGAGAACATCGTGCAGGCCATTTCAAGAGATCTTCTTTGCCATTCCATGCGAAATCTGGATGAAGCAGGACTAAATATTGTCATGCATGTCCATGATGAGGCAGTTTTAGAGGTTCCTTTAGAAATATGCGTACAAGACGTCTGTGTTCTTATGGGTCAGGTACCGCCTTGGGCGCATGGGCTTCTACTTCGTGCTGATGGATTTGAATGTGATTTTTATAAAAAAGATTAA